A segment of the Capra hircus breed San Clemente chromosome 24, ASM170441v1, whole genome shotgun sequence genome:
TCTCCTTGAATATGATTGCaggtttctatttttatataggaatatatatttcttttttcctacatTTGCCATCTTCTAAAACGTAATTTATTTGTTCTGTTTACTGTTTGTCTCTTTCTGCCAGTGTTCACTGGTGTATCCCAAGCATCTGCAATAGCTCTTGGAACACAGCAAatactaaataaatgtttgttgaatgaaagaaagtgagacttgggacttccctagtggctcagtggtaaagaatccacctgccaacgcaggagacatgagtttgacccctgatctgggaagaccccacataccacagagcaactaagcctgtgggctgcaactgctgagcctgcgctcgCGAGCCCCGGAGCTGCTGCtccacaccaagagaagccaccgcgacgagaagcctgcacaccgcaaccagAGAGGAGCTCCCACTCCCTGCAatgagagaaaagcccacacaccagccaagacccagcacagctgaaataaataaaattgtattaaaaagaGGGATGTGCAACTTTGAGAATAAAGGTTTTGTTAAGGGGTGAGAACCTAAAATTGTTTACATGGGTCCAGCAGTAAAtgcatgcaaagaaatggaaCCACAGAGGTAaaagaatttattatttattcaagcCTTTCCAGTCCTACTTACAGTCACTCTGACATAGGGAAATACATCTATTTGAAATAcagttttttcattaaaaataagacaCTATGACACCATGTAGGATACAACATGAGTATTTTAAGCATCAATAAATAAAGACCATGACATCTTTAAGCACTTATCAATACTGACCGTTCTTAAGTATCAGCAAATACTCAATATAGTCAGTTTCAGCATAGCAGCAGATGATGTGAAATTTGAAAAACAGCAAAAAGTGGGTAGTCAACTGGCTAGTAAGATAAAAGCTAATCATTGACTACCTCATATTTCTTACTTACTTGCTATGTAAGcaacaaataaattataaataaaatgagatataaaattatagtaatataaaataaaatacaaataaatagtgATATAGTAAGCAATattgtgaaatttaaaatataaaaggtagaaaaaaatttttaaatgtctatgaaggtgatttttatcattaatttcaGCATATTTGGTTTTTAAATGCAATGGCTGATCTTTTCAGATTCTGTATTTAGGCaaacaaaatcatttatttatggtTTTAAAATTGTAATGGTACTAAAGCTAACATACAATTGGAATGTGAAAAATGATTTGGGGGCAGAGTTAGGGGTATCCCACAATGCATATAGATTATCAAAAATTTAAACAAGAAAATAGTTAAGTTTTCCTTAATTAGATTTGGAATTATTCTGGTTTTCAAAattataatctttaaaatgaatCAAAAACCTCACTGATTTCTCCAGTGAATTTGAGCACAATGTGGTCTGAATATGGACTAGTAAATTATCAATCAATTTATCTTTACagtaaatcatatatatatacacatatatgtatatgcatttatatgttatatgtgtatatatatatttggtaaaTTTTCATttagatattataaatattacaagatgaaaaataaacCTACTTTACACCAGAAAATAGACTGATCCTAACATAAGCAGGCTTTTGCCATGTAGGTTAATATTTATCTAAAGAAATACTTTCCTATAAATTCTAAGTTTTAGACACTAGTGAAGTATATAAATTCTAAGTTTTAGACACTAATGGAGTGGAGGAGGGGCTATCAAGATTTTTTATATAATGAACAGGAAGATACAATACACTACCTGATCAAGtggatttatctttttaaattattttgctaaGTCTAATAGTAAAATAAGTTTTAACTACCTGAGGCATGATAACAGAACAGTAACAGGAAGGCAGTCTAGAGATACATGGAACAGAAGGAACACTGGTTTCAGCAATGAGTGTGTTGTGGACGACTGATCAAGTGATCAAATATTTATCCTTATTAACAGCACtttcaaaaacaaatattttcaccATAGCCTCACAAAGTGACATACCGTTTTTTACTGCAGTCTACTAGTTGTCCATCATACTAGTTTTAGAATGAGAAAGGCATATTCAAAATAGGGTTTAAACCAGATGTACTTTCCTATGAAAAtggtaaaataattataaaatagagataacTCTATTAGAAATGTTTACAGCAAAGGTATACAGTAAACTAACAAGGTACAACTTTAAGAGCAATAATTATATTTAcagttttgaaataaaatgtgttCACTTTTGCCTTTAATTGCAATGGTTTAGGGAAGTAGTAAAAGCAGTAAGTCACTATAAAATCTAAGCTCAACTTACATTTGACTCTCTGCTGGCTCTTTTTAAATGAAGGATTATTTCAGTGGAACATCAATAAGGATTTTTGGTTTCTTTAGATATCTTACCACAACAATTATAtcacatttataaattaaatacctAAAATGTTTGAAAGCCAGAATAATAGTAGAACAGAAGCTCCATTTCAGTTtccctcttttaaaatattaggcCAAGTGTCGTTGTTGACATTGGCTTCGATATATTTATACTTCTGCATCTTGGCCAGGAACCCAGAATGGAATGGGACTGCTGGACACTAGACCACACGGTCAACTGCAGTCTTATCATTTCAAGATCAAACAGATAAAATCTCCCTCCAGTATCCTGATTATATGACTGAAGGCTCCAGTTCTTCCgtgaaattgattttatttttattgagggtTTCCTGTTAGTTTGCCTATTAAACTAAAATGAAATTTACTGACTCAACAAAGATATGTTAGACCTTCAAAATGTAATGTATAtaaacacattcttttttttctttaaaaatattctatgctTTATCtgtaaaagaaaacatatttaggGTAAAACCAAATGATGTGCTGAATTTGCTTTAAATTAGCATAGTAAAAAAGTGTAGCAGTGAGAAATACATGAAACAGAGtggcaaaatattaataattcttGAAGCAGGATGATAGGTACTCAGAAGTTTTTTACATTATTATCTGTATGTTCTGTGGTTGAAAATTTTAACAGTAAAAATAATGAATCCAAGCAAGTTTCAATAAGTTACTGTATAACTGGACATTTTGCAAAGATCTGTACTAGACTAATTATGTAACACTTGTTGTTATAGGGAAAGGTTGGGAACAACTTAAACGTCAATCATTAGGAACAGTCAAGTATAGTATATCCACATGCAATGGAATCCTGTCCAACGACGAAAAAGCCTGTTGAGTGAAGAAAGAGCTTCCACAGCAGCATATGGAGCCTGATTCCATGTTCACAGGagtgtgtgcatgtccatccATTGTTCAGAGCGGTTATCTCTGTAAAGAGGGATTGCaggtggttttttattttttaccttttcttgAACCTGTTTTGTattattcaaaaattttataggcatatatattaattttatatttggggGATATTGTTTTCTATAATAATATCCTATGATTTTTCTCATCATGTTATTCTTCCTAGCTGATGGAATGATTATTTAATTGTTAAAAATTGTGTTAGGTCTTATATAAttcaaagagggcttcccaggtgactctagtgataaagaacctgcctgccaatgcaggaaactcgagagatgtgggtttgatctctgggttgggaagatccccttgagaaagaaatggcaagctactccagtattcctgtctggggaatcccacggacagagcatggagggctatagaccatggagtcgcaaggGTTGGAtaggacttagagactaaacaacagcaaaatccaAAGTGGCAAAGTGCGATACTTCTAAAACAATATGAAACCCAGAGTAGATTTCATTATCTTACACAATGGAAATAAAACTTTTTCCTCAACCACCTACTGGTTGTTTAAAGAAAGATATCAAAAACTACATGaaccataaaattataaaataaatgaaaatagactTAATTATCTTTCGGTTAATTCAAATCAGGCTAAAATTCTATTAATTATGGAGAGAAATAGCATTTgggagagaaaataagaaaatgctttCTAGTTTGTTCACAATAAATTTGAATTGAAAATATTCCAGCAGTTCTATGCAGAAaagtatttgtgtatattttagtCATATGTTTGTTCTTAGATTAACCAGATGGCAGgacaaaataaaatgctttttccaGATGCACAGTTTTGTGATTTCAGAGCTGTGGACTCAGCATGTTCAGCTAAATCTCACGTTTAACTTTAGCCAGCACTGTAAAATTCTTTGAGTAAACTTGAACTTAATGATTAACTTTGGAAACATCATTTGAAGTTAGTTATCTTGGGTGAGAGTCCAAAAGGTAGGTGCTCTGACAGCTGTGGAATATTACACCTTTAGGCAGTCTGTTGCTGCAGCGCCCTCCTCTTAGTCTGCTGAGAGCCCAGAACACAGTGGGTGAGAGCCAGCGATGGGGCCCCTCTACCTTACCCCTCTGTAGGGCCCTCTTACAACGCACCACAGCTGCTGCGCAGTCCTTTGTCAAGGGCTGTACTGTCCCCACCATTTACTCTTTCCTAGATTTTAAGGCTTCAAGGAATTAAAGGTAGCTCCTTTGGTACATGAGACGGGGGACCCCTAATCTTGATGATTCCAATTTGGGTAATGTCATAAAAAAACGACTCAGAAGATATCACCGAAGTTACCTGGTGGATATTTCCTTCTTTCACATCCATGTCCTAAGCTTTAGGAATGAGAGACTTCTTGGGTTTTGATTCGTCCAAGTGATGTACCTGTAACCAGATTGAAGAAtcactttttattataaattaatcgTATATACTTGCAGGTGTGTTAGATACTCTGATTCTCAGTGTGTTTCTAGGAGATCTTTGGCAAatcatttaaatctttatttaggGGGTTTAAAAGTGTATCACATGATGAGTGGCCCCAGATTAAaactgtgttttggttttttacctGTTTCCTAGCATGGGGTTGTCCACAAAGGACAGTATTGGAGTGAGGCTTCTTTGACGTTTTTGGAGAGTTCTGACATAACTTCTTTTTGGACTTGGGGGCTGCTCTGCTTACTGTTAATTGGTGGTCAGTTACATCAACTTCTTTAGTTTGGTCAATTGATTGTGGCTGTAGTGGTTGTGAATCTTCCGGATCTGTGTCTGACTCAAAAATATGTGGTCGCCTTTTCACTTTTAGTGACTCATGGCTTTTCCCTAAAATTTGTGTTATATATTTGCTTGTCAAATTCTCTTTACCATTCACTTGGGAGCCAGCTGCACTTTTTATTACACCTAAATTGCTAGTTGGCATCTGAAATACTGAACTATTAGACAGCTGTTTACTTTCACTTAAACTCGTGATCAATGATTTTCCACTAGAAAGGGGTTTTTTTGTCATATTTCCATAGGATTCAGTGTTTTTTTCTGGCAGAGACCTACAAGTCTTGAGATTCAGATTTTTACCCTTCATCTGAATGCTATGATTAGGTCTTTTTCCAGTAGTTGGATCTAAATTCAGTTTATCGTCCGGGATCTCACTAGATTTCAGTGAAAACAACTTAGATTCTGTATTAACACGTTCTTTTCTTCTCGGGTTCTCAGGTGCTAAGATACTTTTGGTCATCTGTAACGGTCGACTTTTGAAAACTGGTATGAATCTAGGGGCAATATTACGTTGGGAGCTAAAGTTTGTGTCTTGAACTTGAGCATTTCCTCTGGTGGGCTTGGGTACTTCCAGCACTTGTGCGGCCTGGTCAGACGGCGGTTTCTTGCTGCTCAGAACAGACTCTGGTTGGAGGCGCAGAGCGGAGGACCCCGAGGGCTTCGGCGGGCTGACCGAGCGCGCCCCCTTGTGGCCCGCAGCTACTGAGCACGGCGGGAAGCCTGGGGCCCCCGCGGGTCTTGTGGAAGGGGCTTGAGCTGGAGAGGACCTGAACCTCTGTTCAGCGGTTAGATTGGGCGGCTTGACTTTGTTTTCCTGGAAGGATaaacattagaaaatataaaactgcccttaaaggaaaatgaataatttataaaatatcatcAAGGTAAGAATAGAAAGTAACACTACAATGTATAGAAcagctaaagaaaaacaaaaaacaaatgggcCTTATTGAGACATGTGTGCGTTTCTTATGCTTTGTATCCTACTTTCAATACTATCCATTCAAGATAATGTTTTAAGATGAAGTTGTGTTCCAAACTGTAAAAACTATACACTTAGCTACTACCGTTGTGTTTCAAACGGGCTCATGCGTCTTTCTCCCTCAGAATGTCTCTCTTCTCTtcgtttttttccctttcagcttCCCAAAGATCATTTATCAGTATttgtcaacaacaaaaaaaagaggaCAGTGTAGCGCTCTGGCCTGTTAGTGTGCGTATTCACTCTCCTAAGTAAGTACTAGACTCTTTGAGGGTAGGAAAACCATGCATTACTTATTCTTACATCCTTCACATTCTTAAATCCTCCACACAGTTACTAACAAAACACTTTATTCAAAGAAATTAAAGTAATGGAAGAGGCATTTACACTGGGCCTTTCAGAGTAAGTATGATATTGACTATAGGGCAGTGACTGTCTTAATCATTTTGTCTTCTCATTGCCTATTAGAGTTCCTGGTACCTGGAAGCGTTTTGGAAATATTTGTCAAGCTGACTTGTCAGATATATCAAGGAGAAACAAGTGTTCATAGTCTTcttaaacaaattgtggtaaaaaaaaaatcaaatataccattttaaccatttttaagcacACAATTCAGTGGCATCAAGTATATCCCCCACTGTACTGCTGTGTAATCATcactattatttataaaaatgccaAACAGGAACTTCGCAGGCTTTAAGCAGTAACTCCGTTTCCTTCTCTTAGCACTCTTTCTAGAGCCTAGAAAtctaaaatgaacattttctcctttgcagCTAGGGTTCAGGATGTGATTTAAGATCAACCAATCAGATGCACTCATACAATATTTGGAAGAAAGAAGCGAGGTAAAGTCATACTTCTGTAGTTTCTGCTGAAAGGTTTACTTATGGATGACTTTGGAATTTTGGTGGCAGACTTAGCAGAAGTCCAAGTGTCCACTCACCAGCTTTGTAGCTGTCTGGAAACAGAGCTTAGGACTGTCACTTTCCGGGTGTGGATAATATTAGGTAAATATACCACATGCACTTCACCACACACCACCAACCTgaccccacgaggctttcctctgTACACAGATGCTACCACGGGGAGAATGATTTCTAAATTTGCATAAAATTCTATCTCAGAAAGATGCTCTGTCAGAAGTGATTAAATCATCTTGAAGTGCCTAGACTGAATATTTTCTGTTTGACGAAAATATGGTTCAAGAATTAAGTTGAAATCAATTACAGAAAATCCAAGAACATTTTTAGACTCTTGGTTTTTATAAACTGTAATAACTGTTAAACAGCATACATTCTACTtgagatacaaaaagaaaaactcaatctAGGCAGATTTATATAAGAATAGGTTACTTGTATTCTGATATAAAACTCAAAAGTTTTATAATCTGTATCTGAAACGTTTACATTCACATCCAGTTTTGTCTTCAGGAATATACCTAAATATACCTGAATATTTTCCAGGAATATACCTCTGATGGAAATAATTTCCAGGGGCTTTTTTTTTGCCCCCTAGCCTGTCAATATATTATTTATGCATTCTTTCAACTTCTAAAATATAGTAAACAGCCCAAAGGGGGAAACCTCTAggtttatattaaagaaaaatttttaaggcTACAAAAAGGGCTTATGTAAACAGCAGATGAAATCATAAATAATTCACAGAACTTAAAATACGTAAATTATCAACAAACCAAAGCTTTGTGAAATAATAACCTAAGAGAAAACACATGCTCTACCGCATGACGACCACTATTCTGCCAGGTGTCACTGTGGCTTAGGTGACTTTCAACTTCTAGAACTGTATACAATTTATATAACTTTGTACATTAATGTAAAATTACAGAGGGAAACCAAAAGCTTTAACCTATATTTAAATATCTAATAGAGGCCTAGAAttaaggaaatatttaaataaagcttGAAGACTAACCAAAATGATGGATCAAATGTGCTTTATCTATTAAAATTTGGTTCTGTGCCTTGCACCACCCGAGAGTTTCTTTAATTAAAGTCGAACCAGGATTCAGTTAAGCTCAGATTTAGCTAGCGGTTTGTAGGAAATATGGGTCTTGGAAGAAAGTGTTAAGTTTAAAAGACATGACAACAAGGAAACCATCATTCAAATGCAAAatatggaacattttccaggGTAAATGATCCATTTCCCCAGCAAATAACTGGcataaataaaagggaaaagaaccacttgtaaaagaatgaaactttaacactttctaacaccattcacaaaaataaac
Coding sequences within it:
- the C24H18orf63 gene encoding uncharacterized protein C18orf63 homolog, encoding MNDSKQQSLFFITLPDLHKLCAVKIILSNGVADTEIRSRQMKICRQLLFLHQDILTSPVPGIFTQIWVVMAITFYKAGKLNAYLEEYEAKVEAPQQVIPVILQNCLSYSLTARLAPAWNKAGHLLIQGREFLSQMGKQSAVVLDINVTSTQVCLSIEAHTIRLPPPQLREFDISQSIIKSFETNQNAVIEEQSILSNWCYVLPSMKMGRMISILHTIPPDCPFHSYEDFQMHWDGLYGYKLPEDLGTIEIYCCIYFKMIGERLFTYPLSCIRSQPIQFFPRVDMEGVLKSFLSDLKSKLPHICGFPIKMTTKPCYYTQELTTLHLQENKVKPPNLTAEQRFRSSPAQAPSTRPAGAPGFPPCSVAAGHKGARSVSPPKPSGSSALRLQPESVLSSKKPPSDQAAQVLEVPKPTRGNAQVQDTNFSSQRNIAPRFIPVFKSRPLQMTKSILAPENPRRKERVNTESKLFSLKSSEIPDDKLNLDPTTGKRPNHSIQMKGKNLNLKTCRSLPEKNTESYGNMTKKPLSSGKSLITSLSESKQLSNSSVFQMPTSNLGVIKSAAGSQVNGKENLTSKYITQILGKSHESLKVKRRPHIFESDTDPEDSQPLQPQSIDQTKEVDVTDHQLTVSRAAPKSKKKLCQNSPKTSKKPHSNTVLCGQPHARKQVKNQNTVLIWGHSSCDTLLNPLNKDLNDLPKIS